From Paracoccus aminovorans, one genomic window encodes:
- a CDS encoding esterase-like activity of phytase family protein, with translation MTFRLTFCSLIALAAASPALAAPVFNRIASFATPDNMAAGEDRARATSAEIMAATPDGMTLIYSDSPLGAIGLIDIADPRAPKPLGNIAMDGEPTTTVVLGGTAFVGVNTSESYAEPSGVLRAVDLESRKVVADCDLGGQPDSVALSPRGDMIAVAIENERDEEVNDGALPQMPAGFVVRLPVREGQVDCAGKQVVDLTGLAAIAPEDPEPEFVDFNARGDLVVTLQENNHIVVIGADGAVAGHFSAGTVDLDGVDTAKDGKLDFTGSLKAVPREPDAVAWIDDDHFATANEGDWQGGSRGFTIWNRDGTVVHESGPAFEHALIRMGHYPEGRSGKKGIEPEALKYAEFDGEKLLFVGSERGNAIGVYDVAAPAAPVLKQILPSGIGPEGLVAIPGRNLFASANETDLGEDGGARAHVMLYERAEGVPAYPTLASEKLLGWGALSGLAVDPADPAVLYAVSDSAYKDQPAIYRIQTGQQPAVLTDKIVLIQDGEPAGKIDLEGIAADGEGGFWLASEGNPDPEKDIPHRILHVDGKGAIQRQVELPADLVAGSTRFGLEGIALAADGTLWMAVQREWKDDPKGQAKLLNFDPATDRWSAARYPLDKGEGWIGLSELAIHGDRIYLIERDNLIGQAAQLKQVASVALEGLKPAPLGGDLPLVEKRVERDLIPDLKRWNGYVQDKVEGMAIAPDGTAWIVTDNDGVDEASGETFLWSVKLAG, from the coding sequence ATGACATTCCGCCTGACCTTCTGTTCGCTGATCGCCCTGGCCGCGGCCTCTCCCGCGCTAGCCGCGCCGGTCTTCAACCGCATCGCCAGCTTTGCCACCCCGGACAATATGGCCGCGGGCGAGGACCGGGCGCGCGCCACCTCGGCCGAGATCATGGCGGCGACGCCCGACGGTATGACCCTGATCTATTCCGACAGCCCGCTGGGCGCGATCGGCCTGATTGACATCGCCGATCCCCGCGCGCCGAAGCCGCTGGGCAATATTGCCATGGACGGCGAGCCGACGACCACGGTGGTCCTGGGCGGGACCGCCTTCGTGGGCGTGAACACCTCGGAAAGCTACGCTGAACCCTCGGGCGTGCTGCGCGCGGTCGATCTGGAAAGCCGCAAGGTTGTGGCGGATTGCGACCTGGGCGGGCAGCCCGATTCGGTGGCGCTGTCGCCCCGGGGCGACATGATCGCCGTCGCCATCGAGAACGAGCGCGACGAAGAGGTGAACGACGGCGCCCTGCCGCAGATGCCGGCCGGCTTCGTCGTCCGGCTGCCGGTCCGGGAAGGCCAGGTCGACTGCGCCGGCAAGCAGGTGGTGGACCTGACCGGCCTTGCCGCAATCGCCCCCGAGGATCCCGAGCCGGAATTCGTCGACTTCAACGCCAGGGGCGATCTGGTCGTCACGCTGCAGGAAAACAACCACATCGTCGTCATCGGCGCCGACGGTGCGGTCGCCGGCCATTTCAGCGCCGGGACCGTGGACCTGGACGGCGTGGACACCGCCAAGGACGGCAAGCTGGACTTTACCGGCAGCCTGAAGGCGGTGCCGCGCGAACCCGACGCCGTGGCCTGGATCGACGACGACCATTTCGCCACCGCGAACGAGGGCGACTGGCAGGGCGGCTCGCGCGGCTTCACCATCTGGAACCGCGACGGCACCGTGGTCCACGAATCCGGCCCCGCCTTCGAACATGCGCTCATCCGCATGGGTCATTACCCCGAGGGGCGTTCCGGCAAGAAGGGCATCGAGCCCGAGGCGCTGAAATATGCCGAGTTCGACGGCGAGAAGTTGCTGTTCGTCGGCTCGGAACGCGGCAATGCCATCGGCGTCTATGACGTGGCCGCCCCCGCGGCGCCGGTGCTGAAGCAGATCCTGCCCTCGGGCATCGGCCCCGAGGGGCTGGTCGCGATCCCCGGCCGCAACCTGTTTGCCAGCGCCAACGAGACCGACCTGGGCGAGGACGGCGGCGCCCGGGCGCATGTGATGCTTTACGAACGCGCCGAGGGGGTGCCGGCCTATCCGACCCTCGCCTCGGAAAAGCTGCTGGGCTGGGGCGCGCTGTCGGGCCTGGCCGTCGATCCGGCCGATCCTGCGGTGCTCTACGCGGTCAGCGACAGCGCCTACAAGGACCAGCCGGCGATCTATCGCATCCAGACCGGGCAGCAACCCGCGGTTCTCACCGACAAGATCGTGCTGATCCAGGACGGCGAGCCGGCCGGGAAGATCGACCTGGAAGGCATCGCTGCCGACGGCGAAGGCGGCTTCTGGCTGGCCTCGGAAGGCAACCCGGACCCGGAAAAGGACATCCCGCACCGGATCCTGCATGTGGACGGCAAGGGCGCGATCCAGCGCCAGGTCGAACTGCCCGCCGATCTGGTCGCCGGCTCGACCCGCTTCGGGCTCGAAGGCATCGCGCTGGCCGCCGACGGCACGCTGTGGATGGCGGTGCAGCGCGAATGGAAGGACGATCCCAAGGGTCAGGCGAAGCTGCTGAACTTCGACCCCGCGACCGACCGCTGGTCCGCAGCCCGCTATCCGCTGGACAAGGGCGAGGGCTGGATCGGCCTGTCCGAGCTCGCCATCCACGGCGACCGCATCTATCTGATCGAGCGCGACAATCTGATCGGCCAGGCGGCGCAGCTGAAACAGGTCGCCTCGGTGGCGCTGGAGGGGCTGAAGCCCGCGCCCCTGGGCGGCGACCTGCCGCTGGTCGAGAAGCGGGTCGAGCGCGACCTGATCCCCGACCTGAAGCGGTGGAACGGCTATGTCCAGGACAAGGTCGAGGGCATGGCGATCGCGCCCGACGGCACCGCCTGGATCGTCACCGACAATGACGGCGTGGACGAAGCCTCGGGCGAGACCTTCCTGTGGTCGGTCAAGCTGGCGGGATAG
- a CDS encoding DUF1289 domain-containing protein, translating to MTVSTPCIKVCRIDPESRLCTGCWRSLDEIATWGGLSEADRLAVMASLPARKARFAASSGPSIPPA from the coding sequence ATGACCGTTTCCACCCCCTGCATCAAGGTCTGCCGCATCGACCCGGAAAGTCGGCTCTGCACCGGCTGCTGGCGCTCGCTGGACGAAATCGCGACCTGGGGCGGCCTGTCCGAGGCGGACCGGCTGGCCGTCATGGCCAGCCTGCCCGCCCGCAAGGCGCGGTTCGCCGCGTCGTCTGGGCCGTCTATCCCGCCAGCTTGA
- a CDS encoding sugar ABC transporter substrate-binding protein: protein MTKTKLLRAALAGSALTLIAGAAMAADSACIITKTDTNPFFVKMKEGATAKAQELGITLKSYAGKIDGDHEGQVAAVEACIADGAKGILITASDTKAIVDSVKSARDAGLLVIALDTPLDPVDAADATFATDNFKAGELIGQWAKATLGDAAAEAKIAMLDLGISQPSVDVLRDQGFLQGFGIELGDPEKWGDETDPRIVGHEVTSGNEEGGLTAMESLLAKDPGINLVYTINEPAAAGAYEALKAVGREKDVLIVSIDGGCPGVQNVKDGVIGATAQQYPLEMAAKGIEAIAAFAKDGTKPAPTEGKDFTDTGVTLVTDKPVEGIESIDSAKGAELCWG from the coding sequence ATGACCAAGACCAAACTGCTGCGCGCGGCGCTTGCGGGATCGGCCCTGACCCTGATCGCGGGCGCGGCAATGGCGGCGGACAGCGCCTGCATCATCACCAAGACCGACACCAATCCCTTCTTCGTGAAGATGAAGGAAGGTGCGACGGCCAAGGCGCAGGAATTGGGCATCACGCTGAAATCCTATGCCGGCAAGATCGACGGTGACCACGAGGGCCAGGTCGCCGCCGTCGAGGCCTGCATCGCCGACGGCGCCAAGGGCATCCTGATCACCGCCTCGGACACCAAGGCCATCGTCGATTCGGTGAAGTCGGCGCGGGATGCGGGCCTGCTGGTGATCGCGCTGGACACGCCGCTCGACCCGGTCGACGCCGCCGACGCCACCTTCGCCACCGACAATTTCAAGGCCGGCGAGCTGATCGGCCAATGGGCCAAGGCGACCCTGGGCGATGCCGCGGCCGAGGCGAAGATCGCGATGCTGGACCTGGGGATCTCGCAGCCCTCGGTGGACGTGCTGCGCGACCAGGGCTTCCTGCAGGGCTTCGGCATCGAGCTGGGCGATCCCGAGAAATGGGGCGACGAGACCGACCCGCGCATCGTCGGCCACGAGGTCACCTCGGGCAACGAGGAAGGCGGGCTGACCGCGATGGAATCGCTGCTGGCCAAGGATCCGGGCATCAACCTGGTCTATACGATCAACGAACCGGCCGCCGCGGGCGCCTATGAGGCGCTGAAGGCCGTGGGCCGCGAAAAGGACGTGCTGATCGTTTCTATCGACGGCGGCTGTCCCGGGGTGCAGAATGTCAAGGACGGGGTGATCGGCGCCACCGCGCAGCAATATCCGCTGGAAATGGCCGCGAAGGGCATCGAGGCCATCGCCGCCTTCGCCAAGGACGGCACCAAGCCGGCGCCGACCGAGGGCAAGGACTTCACCGACACCGGCGTGACGCTGGTGACCGACAAGCCGGTCGAGGGGATCGAATCCATCGACAGCGCCAAGGGCGCCGAGCTTTGCTGGGGCTGA
- a CDS encoding ROK family transcriptional regulator translates to MSKPTPEAATPQGLRSQNERLILWLIRRGGPMPRAALAQATGLSAQAVTNITRELIAAGLLDAGGERRRGKVGQPVLPLGLAPEGALFLGLKVGRRVAELVLVDFAGTIRQLRALPHAFPEPDAIRDFAVAGAAAMLAELTAAQRSRLSGMGIASPFYLWDWGDEMAPWRGRDLRAELAQALDLPVWLENDGSCACGAEMMFGSGELPEDFLYFYLAHFAGGGVVLDGRLRLGPSRNAGAMGSYPVPGGRQVLDVASVSVLETALGRDLPLDDAGWRLPPDIARQWLDESARVLSHAALGAVAALDLPLVVIDGAMPAALRDALVQATAGALAGMRHHGVTLPEVRAGTLGRRARTLGAAALPLSAGFMPGGGIAVPRPGRNGHETQGAPMRSPRDR, encoded by the coding sequence ATGTCGAAACCCACGCCCGAGGCCGCCACGCCGCAAGGGCTGCGCAGCCAGAACGAGCGCCTGATCCTGTGGCTGATTCGCAGGGGCGGGCCGATGCCGCGGGCCGCGCTGGCCCAGGCCACCGGCCTGTCGGCGCAAGCGGTCACCAACATCACCCGCGAACTGATCGCCGCCGGCCTGCTGGACGCGGGAGGCGAGCGCCGGCGCGGCAAGGTCGGCCAGCCGGTGCTGCCCCTGGGGCTGGCGCCCGAGGGGGCGCTGTTTCTGGGCCTCAAGGTGGGGCGCCGGGTGGCCGAGCTGGTGCTGGTCGATTTCGCCGGCACGATCCGGCAGCTGCGGGCGCTGCCGCATGCCTTTCCGGAGCCCGACGCGATTCGCGATTTCGCCGTCGCCGGCGCGGCCGCCATGCTGGCCGAACTGACCGCGGCGCAGCGGTCGCGGCTGTCGGGAATGGGCATCGCCAGCCCGTTCTATCTGTGGGACTGGGGCGACGAGATGGCGCCCTGGCGCGGCCGCGACCTGCGCGCCGAACTGGCGCAGGCGCTGGACCTGCCGGTCTGGCTGGAAAACGACGGCTCTTGCGCCTGCGGGGCGGAAATGATGTTCGGCAGCGGCGAACTGCCCGAGGATTTCCTGTATTTCTACCTGGCGCATTTCGCCGGCGGCGGCGTGGTGCTGGACGGCAGGCTGCGGCTGGGGCCGTCGCGCAACGCGGGGGCGATGGGCTCCTATCCGGTGCCGGGCGGGCGGCAGGTGCTGGACGTGGCCTCGGTTTCGGTGCTGGAAACGGCGCTGGGCCGCGACCTGCCGCTGGACGATGCCGGCTGGCGGCTGCCGCCGGACATCGCCCGGCAATGGCTGGACGAATCGGCGCGGGTGCTGTCCCATGCGGCGCTGGGGGCGGTCGCGGCTCTGGACCTGCCGCTGGTGGTGATCGACGGCGCCATGCCGGCGGCGCTGCGGGACGCGCTGGTGCAGGCGACGGCCGGCGCCCTGGCGGGGATGCGCCACCACGGCGTCACCTTGCCCGAGGTGCGCGCCGGGACCCTGGGCCGCCGGGCCCGCACGCTGGGGGCGGCCGCGCTGCCGCTCAGCGCCGGCTTCATGCCGGGCGGCGGCATCGCCGTCCCGCGGCCGGGCCGGAACGGGCATGAAACCCAGGGTGCGCCCATGCGTTCCCCGCGGGACAGGTGA
- the ccmI gene encoding c-type cytochrome biogenesis protein CcmI — translation MFWIICAALAGVVAIAIAAPLLRRRAEAGEEPAAAYDLRVYRDQLREVDRDLQRGVVDAADAERLRVEIGRKVLAADRALQAAGGRRRAPGGWAALAVLAALLAGAFLLYPRLGQPDRPDAPIAQRLADAQTLYDNRPSQAEAEAKAQKGPRPAPDADYAALIERLRQAVAKNPNDPRGLELLAQHEERLGNLVAAKEAQRRLVALRGDKADAEELARLAGLTIEAAGGLITREGEETIAAALARDGRNPQARFLLGLLHLQNGRPDRAFPLWAGLLAEGPETAPWIAPIRGAIPDIAWLAGRPDYTPPEPAASALPGPGLPGPDADSMAAAENMTPDERRQMVEGMVKGLETRLATQGGTPEEWARLISSLVVIGQKEHAAAILGEARQRFSGNGPASDLIEAAAQKAGLE, via the coding sequence ATGTTCTGGATCATCTGCGCCGCGCTGGCCGGGGTGGTGGCCATCGCCATCGCCGCGCCGCTCCTGCGTCGCCGGGCCGAGGCGGGGGAGGAGCCGGCCGCCGCCTACGACCTGCGCGTCTATCGCGATCAGCTGCGCGAGGTGGACCGCGACCTGCAGCGCGGGGTGGTCGACGCCGCCGATGCCGAACGCCTGCGGGTCGAGATCGGCCGCAAGGTGCTGGCCGCCGACCGGGCGCTGCAGGCCGCGGGCGGCAGGCGCCGCGCGCCGGGCGGCTGGGCGGCGCTGGCGGTGCTGGCGGCGCTGCTGGCCGGCGCCTTCCTGCTGTATCCGCGCCTGGGCCAGCCCGACCGCCCCGACGCCCCCATCGCCCAGCGTCTGGCCGATGCGCAGACGCTTTACGACAACCGCCCCAGCCAGGCCGAGGCCGAGGCCAAGGCGCAGAAGGGGCCGCGCCCGGCGCCCGATGCGGATTATGCCGCGCTGATCGAACGGTTGCGCCAGGCGGTGGCCAAGAACCCGAACGATCCGCGCGGACTGGAACTGCTGGCCCAGCACGAGGAACGGCTGGGCAACCTGGTCGCCGCCAAGGAGGCGCAGCGCCGGCTGGTCGCCCTGCGCGGCGACAAGGCCGATGCCGAGGAACTGGCGCGTCTGGCCGGGCTGACCATCGAGGCGGCGGGCGGCCTCATCACCCGCGAGGGCGAGGAGACCATCGCCGCCGCGCTGGCCCGCGACGGGCGCAATCCGCAGGCCCGCTTCCTGCTGGGGCTGCTGCATCTGCAGAACGGCCGCCCCGACCGCGCCTTCCCGCTGTGGGCCGGACTGCTGGCCGAAGGGCCCGAGACCGCGCCCTGGATCGCGCCGATCCGCGGTGCCATCCCCGACATCGCCTGGCTGGCCGGCCGCCCGGACTATACCCCGCCCGAGCCGGCCGCATCCGCCCTGCCCGGCCCCGGCCTGCCCGGTCCCGATGCCGACAGCATGGCCGCGGCCGAAAACATGACGCCGGACGAGCGCCGGCAGATGGTCGAGGGCATGGTCAAGGGCCTGGAAACCAGGCTGGCGACCCAGGGCGGCACGCCCGAGGAATGGGCGCGGCTGATCTCGTCGCTGGTGGTGATCGGGCAAAAGGAACACGCCGCCGCCATCCTGGGCGAGGCGCGGCAGCGGTTCTCGGGCAATGGTCCCGCCTCGGATCTGATCGAGGCGGCGGCGCAAAAGGCGGGGCTGGAATGA
- a CDS encoding DnaJ C-terminal domain-containing protein: MADDPYKALGLNRNATQDEIKKAYRKIAKTDHPDLNPDPAAHERFKAASSAYDLLKDPEQRARFDKGEIDSQGQEQAQRHYYREYAEQGDNPYRQSHGFEDFSDVFSDLFGQRAQARRGGGAGGGGAGAGGARSFDMRGPDQRFTLEIDFMTAARGGSTRITMPDGSVLEVKIPEGAHDGQVIRLRGKGGPGMGEGEPGDALLTLIVAEDPEWKRDGDDVETTLPITIDQAVLGGKVEAQTIDGPVMLTIPRGASSGRKLRLKGRGLKGAGGKRGDQHVALKIVMPPKVDDELARFMEEWRQSHAYDPRRGK; encoded by the coding sequence ATGGCCGACGATCCATACAAGGCGTTGGGACTGAACAGGAATGCCACTCAGGACGAGATCAAGAAGGCCTATCGCAAGATCGCCAAGACCGACCACCCGGACCTGAATCCCGATCCGGCGGCGCATGAGCGCTTCAAGGCCGCGTCCTCGGCCTATGATCTGCTCAAGGACCCCGAGCAGCGCGCCCGCTTCGACAAGGGCGAGATCGACTCCCAGGGGCAGGAGCAGGCGCAGCGGCACTATTACCGCGAATATGCGGAGCAGGGCGACAATCCCTATCGCCAGAGCCACGGGTTCGAGGATTTCTCGGACGTGTTCTCGGACCTGTTCGGCCAGCGCGCGCAGGCCCGGCGCGGCGGCGGGGCAGGCGGCGGCGGGGCAGGCGCTGGCGGGGCGAGGAGCTTCGACATGCGCGGCCCCGACCAGCGCTTCACGCTGGAGATCGACTTCATGACCGCCGCCCGCGGCGGCTCGACCCGCATCACCATGCCCGACGGCAGCGTGCTGGAGGTGAAGATCCCAGAGGGCGCGCATGACGGCCAGGTCATCCGCCTGCGCGGCAAGGGCGGCCCCGGCATGGGCGAGGGCGAGCCGGGCGACGCGCTGCTGACGCTGATCGTGGCCGAGGATCCCGAGTGGAAGCGCGACGGCGACGATGTGGAAACCACGCTGCCCATCACCATCGACCAGGCGGTGCTGGGCGGCAAGGTCGAGGCGCAGACCATCGACGGCCCGGTCATGCTGACCATCCCGCGCGGCGCCAGTTCCGGCCGGAAGCTGCGGCTGAAGGGGCGCGGTCTCAAGGGCGCCGGCGGCAAGCGCGGCGACCAGCATGTCGCGCTGAAGATCGTGATGCCGCCCAAGGTCGACGACGAACTGGCGCGCTTCATGGAGGAATGGCGCCAGAGCCACGCCTATGATCCGAGGAGGGGCAAATGA
- the ruvX gene encoding Holliday junction resolvase RuvX, with protein sequence MICDDIETFAAALPRAGALAGLDLGTKTIGVAVSDGLRSVASPLTVIRREKFTLDAQALLKIAAERALVGLVLGLPRNMDGSEGPRAQSTRAFARNLERLTPLPIGFWDERLSTVAAERALLEGDTSRKRRAEVIDQVAAGYILQGALDRLRYLAP encoded by the coding sequence ATGATCTGCGACGACATCGAGACCTTCGCCGCCGCCCTGCCCCGCGCCGGCGCGCTGGCCGGGCTGGACCTGGGCACCAAGACCATCGGCGTGGCGGTCAGCGACGGGCTGCGCTCGGTCGCCTCGCCCCTGACGGTGATCCGGCGCGAGAAGTTCACCCTGGACGCCCAGGCGCTGCTGAAGATCGCGGCCGAGCGGGCGCTCGTCGGGCTGGTGCTGGGCCTGCCGCGCAATATGGACGGCAGCGAAGGGCCGCGCGCGCAATCGACCCGCGCCTTTGCCCGCAACCTGGAACGGCTGACGCCGCTGCCCATCGGCTTCTGGGACGAGCGGCTGTCCACCGTCGCCGCCGAACGCGCGCTCCTGGAAGGCGACACCTCGCGCAAGCGCCGGGCCGAGGTCATCGACCAGGTCGCGGCCGGCTATATCCTGCAAGGCGCGCTGGACCGGCTGCGGTATCTGGCGCCATGA